A portion of the Acidisoma sp. PAMC 29798 genome contains these proteins:
- the purU gene encoding formyltetrahydrofolate deformylase codes for MIPPARPQPRYVLTIASPDQPGIVAAVTTFLFEAGGNILEAQQFDDLESNRFFMRVVFVSGDPEEGDSFAERFRAAFKDVAERFGMEWSLRDRLEKRRVMILVSRFDHCLVDLLYRWRNGELPMEITAIVANHPRDTYAGVDFSGIRFHHLPVTRQTKMEQEAELWDLVRETKTDLVVLARYMQVLSDGLTAKLNGKCINIHHSFLPGFKGAKPYHQAHTRGVKLIGATAHYVTSDLDEGPIIDQDVERISHADTPEDLVRKGRDIERRVLARAVRFHLDGRVILNGGKTVVFTE; via the coding sequence ATGATCCCGCCCGCGCGCCCGCAGCCACGCTATGTCCTGACGATCGCGTCCCCCGATCAGCCGGGTATCGTGGCCGCCGTCACCACCTTCCTGTTCGAGGCTGGCGGCAATATTCTGGAGGCGCAGCAGTTCGACGACCTGGAGAGCAACCGCTTCTTCATGCGCGTGGTCTTCGTGTCAGGTGATCCAGAAGAGGGCGACAGCTTCGCCGAGCGCTTCCGCGCCGCGTTCAAGGATGTCGCCGAGCGTTTCGGCATGGAGTGGTCGCTGCGTGATCGGCTTGAGAAGCGCCGGGTGATGATCCTGGTCTCGCGCTTCGACCATTGCCTCGTCGATCTCCTGTATCGTTGGCGCAATGGCGAGTTGCCGATGGAGATCACTGCCATCGTCGCCAACCATCCGCGCGACACCTATGCCGGCGTCGATTTCTCCGGCATCCGCTTTCACCATTTGCCCGTCACCCGCCAGACCAAGATGGAGCAAGAAGCCGAGCTGTGGGACCTGGTGCGGGAGACCAAGACCGATCTCGTCGTGCTCGCGCGCTATATGCAGGTTCTGTCGGATGGGCTGACCGCCAAGCTGAATGGCAAATGCATCAACATCCACCATTCCTTCCTGCCCGGCTTCAAGGGCGCCAAGCCCTATCACCAAGCGCATACGCGCGGCGTGAAGCTGATCGGGGCGACCGCCCACTACGTGACCAGCGATCTCGATGAGGGTCCGATCATCGACCAGGACGTCGAGCGGATCAGCCACGCCGATACGCCCGAGGACCTGGTGCGCAAGGGTCGCGATATCGAGCGTCGCGTGCTGGCGCGCGCCGTGCGCTTCCATCTCGATGGGCGCGTCATCCTCAATGGCGGCAAGACCGTCGTCTTTACGGAATAG
- a CDS encoding GTP cyclohydrolase II, with translation MTHLQPVVRAAGHAEEEPMGACQPRPSVMIPMGPAGVEAEFLGFDGLADHEEHVAIRFAGRHPDATKPTLVRLHSECLTGDVFASARCDCGRQLHEAIELLSEEGGVLLYLRQEGRGIGLYAKLDAYRLQDKGIDTYTANRWLNLPEDARNYTVGARMLQALGVERIRLLTNNPDKVAQLRAAGIDVAEIRRTGVYVTEANRAYLQAKFEHRHLLDPTKFLVPLKGVETPREGDVVAESA, from the coding sequence ATGACCCATCTGCAGCCCGTCGTGCGCGCGGCCGGCCACGCCGAGGAAGAGCCAATGGGCGCCTGCCAACCGCGCCCGAGTGTGATGATCCCGATGGGCCCTGCCGGCGTCGAGGCCGAGTTCCTGGGCTTCGACGGATTGGCGGACCATGAAGAGCATGTCGCCATCCGCTTCGCCGGACGGCATCCAGACGCGACCAAGCCCACCCTGGTCCGGCTGCATTCCGAATGCCTCACCGGCGACGTCTTCGCCTCCGCTCGCTGCGACTGTGGTCGCCAATTGCACGAGGCGATCGAATTGCTGTCCGAGGAAGGCGGCGTGCTGCTGTATCTGCGGCAGGAAGGGCGCGGCATCGGCCTCTACGCCAAGCTCGACGCCTATCGGCTGCAAGACAAGGGCATCGACACCTATACTGCCAACCGCTGGCTGAACCTGCCGGAGGACGCGCGCAATTACACCGTCGGCGCGCGGATGCTCCAGGCCCTAGGGGTTGAGCGCATTCGCTTGCTCACGAATAATCCCGACAAGGTCGCCCAGCTTCGCGCCGCCGGCATCGATGTCGCGGAAATCCGCCGCACCGGCGTCTATGTAACTGAGGCGAATCGCGCCTATCTCCAGGCCAAGTTCGAGCATCGGCATCTGCTCGATCCCACGAAATTCCTCGTCCCTTTGAAAGGCGTCGAGACACCGCGTGAGGGCGATGTCGTGGCGGAATCAGCCTAA
- a CDS encoding NADPH-dependent assimilatory sulfite reductase hemoprotein subunit, producing the protein MADTTDRPSLSRNEGIKEASRGLRGGIAEGLNDVITGQLAEDDTQLTKFHGIYQQDDRDIRAERGRKKMEKAFSFMARVRVPGGQMTPAQWLALDDIAEERANGTLRITTRQAIQFHGIIKSNLRPAINSINTALLDTLAACGDVNRNVMCAVNPYQSAIHAAALKLSQDISDHLTPKTSAYHEIWVDGEKVAGADEVVEEPIYGRTYLPRKFKITVAVPPQNDVDVYAHDLSFVAVLDNGVIKGWDVLVGGGMGMTHGEPDTFPRTADHLGFCTTEQAVEVAEKVVIVQRDNGNRSVRKHARLKYTIETMGLDLFRSEVERHLGYSLGAAHVPVFAGRGDRYGWTEGDDGRWHVTLFIESGRVKDWPEKRLQTGMREIARMLEGSEGVIILSPNQNLMVANISTAQKPAVEALLAEHGMATSADSGLRRNAMACVALPTCGLALAESERYMPELLTALEGALDAAGLRQDEIVIRMTGCPNGCARPYLAEIAFVGRGPGTYNLYLGGSFAGERLNKLYRPDIGHDAILGALGPLFREYAEAREEEESFGDFVIRAGHIKPTTAGNTFHADITS; encoded by the coding sequence ATGGCCGATACGACCGACAGACCGTCGCTTTCCCGCAACGAGGGCATCAAGGAAGCCAGCCGTGGCTTGCGCGGTGGCATCGCCGAGGGCCTGAATGACGTCATCACCGGCCAGCTCGCCGAAGATGACACGCAGCTTACGAAGTTCCACGGCATCTATCAGCAGGACGATCGCGACATCCGCGCCGAACGTGGGCGCAAGAAGATGGAGAAGGCCTTCAGCTTCATGGCGCGCGTGCGCGTGCCCGGTGGGCAGATGACGCCGGCGCAGTGGCTGGCGCTGGACGATATTGCCGAGGAGCGCGCCAACGGCACGCTGCGCATCACCACGCGCCAGGCAATTCAGTTCCACGGCATCATTAAAAGCAACCTGCGGCCGGCCATCAACAGCATCAACACGGCGCTGCTCGACACGCTCGCTGCCTGCGGCGATGTCAATCGCAACGTCATGTGCGCCGTAAACCCCTATCAAAGTGCCATTCACGCGGCGGCGCTGAAGCTCAGCCAGGATATCAGCGACCACCTGACACCCAAGACCAGCGCCTATCACGAGATCTGGGTGGATGGCGAAAAGGTCGCGGGTGCGGATGAGGTGGTCGAGGAGCCGATCTACGGCCGCACCTATCTGCCCCGGAAGTTCAAGATCACCGTCGCCGTGCCGCCGCAAAACGATGTCGATGTCTACGCCCACGACCTGTCCTTCGTCGCAGTGCTGGATAACGGCGTCATCAAAGGCTGGGACGTTTTGGTCGGCGGCGGCATGGGCATGACGCATGGCGAGCCCGACACCTTCCCTCGCACCGCCGACCACCTCGGCTTCTGCACCACCGAACAGGCGGTCGAAGTCGCGGAGAAAGTGGTGATCGTGCAGCGCGATAATGGCAACCGCTCGGTCCGCAAGCATGCACGGCTGAAATACACCATCGAGACGATGGGCCTCGACCTGTTTCGGTCGGAGGTGGAGCGCCATCTCGGCTATTCGCTCGGCGCGGCGCATGTGCCGGTCTTCGCCGGGCGCGGTGACCGCTATGGATGGACCGAGGGCGATGACGGCCGCTGGCATGTCACGCTGTTTATCGAAAGCGGACGCGTGAAGGATTGGCCGGAGAAGCGGCTGCAAACCGGTATGCGCGAAATCGCGCGTATGCTGGAGGGCAGTGAGGGCGTGATCATCCTGTCGCCCAACCAGAACCTCATGGTCGCGAATATTTCGACTGCGCAGAAGCCGGCGGTGGAAGCCCTGCTCGCCGAACACGGCATGGCGACGAGTGCCGATAGCGGATTGCGGCGCAATGCCATGGCCTGTGTCGCGCTGCCGACCTGCGGCCTCGCCCTCGCCGAGAGCGAGCGCTACATGCCCGAACTGCTCACCGCGCTGGAAGGCGCGCTGGACGCGGCGGGCCTGCGGCAGGATGAGATCGTCATTCGCATGACCGGCTGCCCGAATGGATGTGCGCGGCCCTATCTCGCCGAGATCGCCTTCGTCGGCCGTGGTCCGGGCACCTACAACCTCTATCTGGGCGGCAGCTTCGCGGGCGAGCGGCTGAACAAGCTGTATCGACCCGATATTGGGCATGACGCGATCCTCGGCGCCCTCGGGCCGCTGTTCCGCGAGTATGCAGAAGCGCGCGAGGAGGAGGAAAGCTTCGGCGACTTCGTCATTCGTGCCGGCCACATCAAGCCGACCACGGCGGGCAACACCTTCCACGCCGACATCACGTCCTAG
- a CDS encoding GNAT family N-acetyltransferase yields MGAVIQPPTRLTAAHDVSNFTCRESALNEWLLKQALRNEGRLSRSYVTCVDHQVVGFYCLVNGAVRRDAAVSKLRRNAPDPVPVMIIGRLAVDQAWEGRGLGRGLLRDAILRTLGASEIAGIAALLVHAISPGARRFYEGSGFVASELERMTLMISLKDAAALLG; encoded by the coding sequence ATGGGAGCTGTAATCCAGCCCCCGACACGTCTCACGGCTGCGCATGACGTTTCAAACTTTACCTGTCGCGAAAGCGCGCTGAACGAATGGCTTCTCAAGCAAGCCCTTCGCAATGAAGGCCGGTTATCGCGCAGCTATGTCACCTGCGTGGATCATCAGGTGGTCGGTTTCTACTGCCTCGTGAACGGTGCTGTGCGTCGGGATGCCGCCGTATCGAAACTACGCCGCAATGCGCCGGACCCCGTTCCGGTCATGATCATAGGCAGGCTGGCGGTGGATCAAGCCTGGGAAGGTCGCGGTCTTGGTCGGGGTCTTCTGCGAGACGCGATCCTGCGGACGCTTGGGGCCAGCGAGATCGCCGGCATCGCGGCTCTGCTTGTTCATGCCATCTCACCTGGCGCACGGCGCTTCTACGAGGGCAGTGGCTTCGTTGCCTCCGAACTCGAACGGATGACGCTGATGATTAGTCTGAAGGATGCCGCGGCGCTCCTTGGCTGA
- the ribD gene encoding bifunctional diaminohydroxyphosphoribosylaminopyrimidine deaminase/5-amino-6-(5-phosphoribosylamino)uracil reductase RibD, whose protein sequence is MMAKAIGLARGVLGSTAPNPAVGCVIAVGDSIIGRGATQPGGRPHAEVMALAEAGAAARGATAYVTLEPCAHHGCTPPCVDALIAAGVARVVVAHAHDPDPRVQGRGIARLRAAGILVETGLMEAEARAIVAGFAKRVTEGLPWVTLKLGVTLDGCIATKSGESRWITGPAARGVVQRMRAEHDGVLVGIGTVLADDPGLICGLEGLGDRPRWRVVADSHLRIPLASKLVRNAEAHPLILLATEAADATALQGTGITVLRCAADDAGRIDLRDALRRLGDLGLTSVLSEGGAHMAGALLRAGLVDRLAWHRAPTLLGDSGMPAIQGLGVERLADAFRLRLLTREAYEEDVLETYEVLLPRSGREILTGISS, encoded by the coding sequence ATGATGGCCAAGGCAATCGGCCTCGCGCGTGGCGTTCTAGGCAGTACAGCGCCTAATCCGGCGGTCGGCTGCGTCATTGCCGTGGGGGATAGCATCATCGGGCGCGGCGCGACCCAACCTGGCGGTCGTCCGCATGCCGAGGTCATGGCCCTGGCGGAAGCGGGCGCGGCGGCGCGCGGCGCCACCGCCTATGTCACGTTGGAACCCTGCGCTCATCACGGGTGCACGCCGCCCTGTGTGGACGCCCTGATCGCTGCGGGTGTCGCCCGTGTGGTGGTCGCCCATGCCCACGACCCCGATCCAAGGGTCCAGGGCCGGGGTATCGCCCGACTGAGGGCGGCCGGGATCCTGGTCGAGACGGGTCTAATGGAAGCGGAAGCCCGCGCCATCGTCGCGGGCTTCGCCAAGCGCGTGACCGAAGGCCTGCCCTGGGTGACGTTGAAGCTGGGCGTCACGCTCGATGGTTGCATCGCCACCAAGTCAGGCGAAAGCCGATGGATCACGGGCCCGGCCGCCCGTGGCGTGGTGCAGCGTATGCGCGCCGAGCATGATGGCGTGCTGGTTGGCATTGGCACCGTGCTCGCCGATGATCCCGGCCTGATCTGCGGGTTGGAAGGGCTGGGAGACCGGCCGCGCTGGCGCGTGGTCGCGGACAGCCACTTGCGGATCCCCCTAGCCAGCAAGCTGGTGCGGAACGCCGAGGCTCATCCGCTTATCCTGCTGGCTACAGAGGCGGCTGATGCCACGGCCCTGCAGGGCACCGGCATTACCGTGTTGCGCTGCGCCGCCGATGATGCCGGTCGCATCGACCTGCGCGATGCGCTGCGCCGGCTTGGCGATCTCGGCCTGACGAGCGTGCTCAGCGAAGGGGGCGCGCATATGGCGGGCGCGCTTCTGCGTGCCGGTTTGGTCGATCGGCTCGCCTGGCATCGGGCGCCTACTCTGCTCGGTGATAGCGGGATGCCGGCGATCCAAGGCCTCGGCGTCGAAAGGCTGGCAGACGCATTTCGCCTGCGCCTTTTAACGCGAGAAGCGTATGAAGAGGACGTGTTGGAAACGTATGAAGTCTTATTGCCCCGATCTGGGCGTGAAATACTGACTGGGATTTCTTCATGA
- a CDS encoding DUF1778 domain-containing protein, producing MAANGPAAPTVNMRVSRSDLDLIDRAAKAHGTNRSAFMIEAAMAKAEAVLLDKRLFAVDDAIYERFMARLDEPPRIDSRLQRLLSTPAPWEL from the coding sequence ATGGCAGCCAATGGACCTGCGGCGCCGACCGTCAATATGCGCGTGTCTCGGTCAGACCTGGACCTGATCGACCGTGCGGCTAAAGCGCATGGCACGAATAGGTCCGCCTTCATGATCGAGGCAGCCATGGCCAAGGCCGAAGCGGTGTTGCTCGACAAGCGCCTTTTCGCCGTCGATGACGCGATCTACGAGCGTTTCATGGCAAGGCTCGACGAACCGCCCCGGATCGACAGCAGGCTCCAGCGATTGCTGTCCACGCCCGCCCCATGGGAGCTGTAA
- a CDS encoding MFS transporter — MNRTFDMLPFFAALFIDLFSFGLMYPVIIAFFHQPSVAHLYPPQTLALLLSATFSLFPLGMFFGASLLGDISDAIGRKRTLLICMGGLTVSYGLMVLGVQTMILSFFLAGRLLSGLMAGSGPIAQAAMMDRSAPEDRGRNLSHVVLVNCVALTSAPAVGGILARFDMRAPLLATVVLCIGAFILIQRAHFTEVAPATRFSFSWQRPIENFVHAARHPHIRWITLSFFLFQLGFSIYFVYVLLLMQRQYGLDPAGIGLFSATIGAGFVVGSTLGYPWLARHLPNEAGLAAVSLLVCGGFVVMSAFVPQLAQWPVALLAAMFNVTAYVTLFALISGSASKTEQGWALGIGTSAIALAFFLSGLLANVLTVVPIGPILAAGGLIVTIGALPLWRVRRAAVAIGG, encoded by the coding sequence GTGAACCGTACCTTCGACATGCTGCCCTTCTTCGCGGCGCTGTTCATCGACCTCTTCTCCTTCGGGCTGATGTATCCGGTGATCATCGCCTTCTTCCATCAACCCAGTGTCGCGCACCTCTATCCGCCGCAGACCTTGGCCCTGCTTCTGTCGGCCACCTTCTCGCTCTTCCCCCTCGGCATGTTCTTCGGGGCGTCCCTGTTGGGTGACATTTCGGATGCGATCGGGCGAAAGCGCACGCTGCTGATTTGCATGGGTGGGCTGACGGTCTCCTACGGGCTGATGGTCCTCGGCGTGCAGACCATGATCCTGAGCTTCTTCCTGGCCGGCCGGTTGCTATCGGGCCTGATGGCGGGCTCCGGCCCCATCGCACAGGCGGCGATGATGGACCGCAGCGCGCCAGAAGATCGCGGGCGCAACCTGTCCCATGTCGTGCTGGTGAATTGCGTTGCCCTGACGTCGGCCCCGGCGGTGGGCGGCATTCTGGCCCGGTTCGACATGCGGGCGCCGCTGCTCGCCACCGTGGTGCTGTGCATCGGCGCCTTCATCCTGATCCAGCGCGCCCATTTCACCGAAGTCGCCCCCGCCACGCGCTTTTCCTTCAGCTGGCAACGCCCGATCGAGAACTTCGTGCATGCCGCGCGCCATCCGCACATCCGCTGGATCACGCTGTCTTTCTTTCTCTTCCAACTCGGATTTTCGATTTATTTCGTCTACGTGCTGTTGCTCATGCAGCGGCAATACGGCCTCGACCCCGCCGGCATCGGCCTATTCTCGGCCACCATCGGCGCCGGCTTCGTAGTGGGATCGACGCTCGGCTACCCTTGGCTTGCCCGGCATCTCCCCAACGAGGCGGGGTTGGCTGCCGTCTCCCTGCTCGTCTGCGGCGGCTTCGTGGTGATGTCGGCCTTCGTCCCGCAACTGGCCCAATGGCCGGTGGCCCTGCTCGCGGCGATGTTCAACGTCACCGCCTATGTCACGCTCTTCGCGCTGATCAGCGGCTCGGCCTCGAAGACCGAGCAAGGCTGGGCGCTCGGCATCGGCACATCGGCGATCGCCCTCGCCTTCTTCCTGTCCGGCTTGCTCGCCAATGTTCTGACAGTGGTGCCGATCGGGCCGATCCTGGCGGCCGGCGGCCTGATCGTGACCATCGGGGCTTTGCCGTTGTGGCGCGTGCGGCGAGCGGCGGTGGCGATTGGCGGATGA
- a CDS encoding arsenic transporter, whose product MAWLTWLVVIVATAGVIIRPWRLPEAVWAVAGAVILVIGGLLPWRAAAEAVGRGTDVYLFLIGMMLLSEIARREGLFDWLAAFAVRQSKGSAQRLFLLIYAVGTIVTAFLSNDATAVVLTPAVFAAARSAKADPLPCLFICAFIANAASFILPISNPANLVLYGHHLPPLFSWLAHFLLPSALAVGATLAALLLIERRNLAVRITSDIPQPPLSQGGLTAAIGIGLTAVVLLTASAADVSLGPPTALAGVATAGFVLWRKRETPWATLRGVSWLVLPLVAGLFVLVEGLGHTGVIAALAGWLQAQAQHSAQATAWGAGIAVALVCNIMNNLPAGLIASQTVTAGHLPQTVTDALLVGVDLGPNLSITGSLATILWLTAIRREGADVSFGAFLRRGAIVMPPALVLALAGLFL is encoded by the coding sequence GTGGCCTGGCTGACCTGGCTCGTCGTGATCGTCGCGACAGCCGGAGTCATCATCCGCCCCTGGCGCCTGCCTGAAGCGGTCTGGGCGGTGGCGGGCGCCGTGATCCTGGTCATCGGCGGCCTGCTGCCATGGCGCGCCGCCGCCGAAGCGGTTGGGCGCGGCACCGACGTGTATTTGTTCCTCATTGGCATGATGCTTTTGAGCGAAATTGCCCGACGCGAAGGCCTGTTTGACTGGTTGGCGGCCTTCGCCGTCCGCCAGTCCAAGGGCTCCGCGCAGCGGCTTTTCCTGCTCATCTATGCCGTCGGAACCATCGTGACGGCCTTCCTATCGAATGACGCGACCGCCGTGGTGCTAACACCCGCGGTCTTCGCCGCCGCTCGCAGTGCGAAGGCCGATCCGCTGCCTTGTCTGTTCATCTGCGCCTTCATCGCCAATGCGGCGAGTTTCATTCTGCCCATCTCCAACCCCGCCAACCTAGTGCTGTACGGCCATCACCTGCCGCCGCTGTTTTCCTGGCTGGCGCATTTCCTGCTGCCCTCGGCCTTGGCGGTCGGTGCCACGCTCGCGGCTCTTTTGCTGATCGAGCGACGAAATCTTGCCGTCAGAATCACCTCTGACATCCCGCAGCCGCCCCTTTCCCAGGGCGGGCTGACGGCCGCCATCGGCATCGGCCTGACGGCGGTGGTGTTGCTCACGGCCTCGGCGGCCGATGTGTCGCTCGGCCCCCCGACGGCGCTGGCGGGCGTGGCGACGGCGGGTTTCGTGCTGTGGCGCAAGCGCGAGACGCCATGGGCGACGCTGCGTGGTGTCTCCTGGCTGGTGCTGCCACTGGTCGCGGGGCTGTTCGTGCTGGTCGAGGGTCTGGGGCATACCGGCGTCATCGCGGCCCTCGCCGGCTGGCTGCAGGCTCAGGCGCAGCATTCCGCTCAGGCGACCGCCTGGGGCGCAGGCATTGCAGTCGCCCTGGTCTGCAACATCATGAACAACCTGCCGGCCGGGCTGATCGCCAGCCAGACCGTAACCGCCGGGCATCTGCCGCAGACGGTGACAGACGCGCTGCTGGTGGGTGTCGATCTTGGCCCAAATCTGTCGATCACCGGGTCGCTCGCGACAATCCTATGGCTGACGGCGATCCGGCGGGAGGGGGCGGATGTGAGCTTCGGGGCCTTCCTGAGGCGCGGCGCCATCGTCATGCCGCCCGCGCTCGTTTTGGCCCTGGCGGGGCTTTTTCTGTAG
- the smpB gene encoding SsrA-binding protein SmpB: MAETPKDKSKSGLISHGIASQNRKARFDYTIKETVEAGLVLKGAEVKSLRHGRATLTEAWAGERDGELWLFNAYIPEYQGGVLSRFEPRAPRKLLLKHKQINNLTGQIARNGVTLVPLQIHFNDRGRAKVLLGVGEGRQKADKRHAVAARDWQRDKARLLRNKGG; the protein is encoded by the coding sequence ATGGCGGAGACCCCCAAGGACAAGTCGAAGTCGGGGCTGATTTCCCACGGCATCGCATCGCAGAACCGCAAGGCGCGGTTCGACTATACGATCAAGGAAACGGTCGAGGCTGGCCTCGTGCTGAAGGGCGCGGAGGTGAAATCCCTGCGCCATGGCCGCGCGACTTTGACCGAAGCCTGGGCTGGCGAGCGGGATGGGGAGTTGTGGCTATTCAACGCTTATATCCCCGAATACCAGGGCGGCGTGCTGTCACGTTTCGAGCCGCGCGCGCCGCGCAAGCTGCTGCTCAAGCACAAGCAGATCAACAACCTCACCGGACAAATCGCCCGCAACGGCGTCACGCTCGTTCCCTTGCAAATCCATTTCAACGATCGCGGCCGCGCCAAGGTGTTGCTGGGCGTGGGTGAGGGGCGGCAGAAGGCCGACAAGCGCCACGCCGTCGCGGCCCGGGATTGGCAGCGCGACAAGGCCCGGCTGCTGCGCAACAAGGGCGGCTGA
- the folD gene encoding bifunctional methylenetetrahydrofolate dehydrogenase/methenyltetrahydrofolate cyclohydrolase FolD: MAAKIIDGRAFAAGILATVTAEVAGFRAASGIIPGLAVVLVGEDPASQVYVRNKARTTVEAGMASFEHRLPAETTESTLLALVAQLNADPAVHGILVQLPLPKHIDTNRVLDAVAPDKDVDGFHVINAGRLSTGLPGLVPCTPLGCLLMLKAELGDLSGLRAVVLGRSNIVGKPMAALLLRESCTVTIAHSRTRDLPEECRRADILVAAVGQPEMVRGDWIKPGGTVIDVGINRVPGEAGKMRLVGDVAFAEAVEVAGRITPVPGGVGPMTIACLLRNTLTAAKLQSQNGG; this comes from the coding sequence ATGGCTGCCAAGATCATCGACGGTCGCGCCTTCGCGGCCGGCATCCTGGCCACGGTGACGGCCGAGGTCGCGGGCTTCCGTGCGGCCTCCGGCATCATCCCCGGTCTGGCGGTGGTGCTGGTCGGCGAGGATCCGGCGAGCCAGGTCTATGTGCGCAACAAGGCACGCACCACGGTCGAGGCCGGGATGGCGTCCTTCGAGCATCGGCTGCCGGCGGAGACCACCGAGTCCACGCTATTGGCACTGGTGGCGCAGCTTAATGCCGATCCGGCCGTGCATGGCATCCTGGTGCAACTGCCGCTGCCCAAGCACATCGACACCAACCGCGTGCTCGATGCCGTCGCGCCGGATAAGGATGTCGATGGCTTCCACGTCATCAACGCCGGCCGGTTGAGTACGGGCCTCCCGGGTCTGGTGCCCTGCACGCCGCTCGGCTGCCTGCTCATGCTGAAGGCCGAACTTGGCGACCTGTCAGGTCTGCGCGCCGTGGTGCTCGGGCGCTCCAATATCGTCGGCAAGCCGATGGCGGCGCTGCTGCTGCGGGAAAGCTGCACGGTGACGATCGCGCATTCCCGCACGCGCGATCTGCCCGAGGAATGCCGCCGCGCGGATATTCTGGTGGCGGCCGTGGGTCAGCCGGAGATGGTGCGGGGCGATTGGATCAAGCCGGGTGGCACGGTGATTGACGTCGGCATCAACCGCGTGCCCGGCGAAGCGGGCAAGATGCGCCTAGTGGGCGACGTTGCCTTCGCCGAGGCTGTGGAGGTTGCCGGTCGCATCACGCCAGTGCCGGGCGGCGTCGGGCCGATGACCATCGCCTGCTTGCTGCGCAATACGCTGACAGCGGCGAAGTTGCAGTCCCAGAACGGCGGATAA